In Humulus lupulus chromosome 6, drHumLupu1.1, whole genome shotgun sequence, a single genomic region encodes these proteins:
- the LOC133783947 gene encoding uncharacterized protein LOC133783947, with protein MAANHKLIHKKEFRSWFHKKIYDLHQLGSLEHADELLALASGSDLLAYSYQACIVNGVRFVSYNRDQNRITQNSGVCVAGTEGFNYYGQLEEILQLSFTGSYSVVLFRCKWFNTDPKKKENHHCK; from the exons ATGGCTGCCAATCATAAATTGATACATAAGAAAGAGTTTCgttcatggtttcataagaag atatatgacttgcaccagcttgggtcattagagcatgctgatgaattactagctttagcatctgggtcagatctatTGGCTTACTCCTaccaagcatgtatagtgaacgGAGTTCGATTTGTTTCATACAATCGAGATCAGAATCGaattacacaaaatagtggagtgtgtgttgctggaacagaaggttttaactattacgggcaacttgaagaaatactccagctgtcttttactggttcttattcggtggtattatttcgatgtaaatggttcaatacagatccgaaaaaaaaagaaaaccatcactgtaaataa